A genomic window from Micromonospora sp. WMMA1947 includes:
- the lysA gene encoding diaminopimelate decarboxylase encodes MRAHEAGALHGEIGTRGPAWLRTPVDVNALVPQLWPRNVARGPGGALTVAGLDVRDLAAEYGTPAYVLDEDDLRERCREFRAAFPDADVYYAGKAFLCRAVVRMIAEEGMFLDVCTGGELATALSAGMPPERIGFHGNNKSVAELTRAVDAGVGRIIVDSFTEIDRLSELARERGVRPKVLVRVTVGVEAHTHEFIATAHEDQKFGFSLAGGAAAAAAFKILDEDVLELRGLHSHIGSQIFDASGFEVSARRVLALQSQIRDARGVELPELDLGGGFGIAYTTQDDPASPHDLAKRLRKIVDGECAAENLAVPHLSVEPGRAIVGPAVFTLYGVGTVKDVDGLRTYVSVDGGMSDNIRTALYDASYSATLANRTSTAQPMLARVVGKHCESGDIVVKDEFLPADVQPGDLVAVPGTGAYCRSMASNYNHVPRPPVVAVREGRARLIVRRETEDDLLALDVG; translated from the coding sequence GCCCCGGCGGCGCGCTCACCGTCGCGGGCCTGGACGTCCGCGACCTGGCCGCCGAGTACGGCACCCCGGCGTACGTGCTGGACGAGGACGACCTGCGCGAGCGCTGCCGGGAGTTCCGGGCGGCCTTCCCGGACGCGGACGTCTACTACGCCGGCAAGGCGTTCCTGTGCCGCGCCGTGGTCCGGATGATCGCCGAGGAGGGCATGTTCCTCGACGTCTGCACCGGCGGTGAGCTGGCCACCGCGCTGTCGGCGGGGATGCCGCCGGAGCGGATCGGCTTCCACGGCAACAACAAGTCGGTGGCGGAGCTGACCCGGGCGGTCGACGCCGGCGTGGGCCGGATCATCGTCGACTCGTTCACCGAGATCGACCGGCTCTCGGAGCTGGCCCGCGAGCGCGGGGTACGCCCGAAGGTGCTGGTCCGGGTCACCGTCGGCGTGGAGGCGCACACCCACGAGTTCATCGCCACCGCCCACGAGGACCAGAAGTTCGGCTTCTCGCTCGCGGGCGGCGCCGCCGCGGCGGCCGCGTTCAAGATCCTCGACGAGGACGTGCTGGAGCTGCGCGGCCTGCACTCGCACATCGGCTCGCAGATCTTCGACGCCAGCGGCTTCGAGGTGTCCGCCCGCCGGGTGCTCGCCCTGCAGTCGCAGATCCGCGACGCGCGGGGCGTGGAGCTGCCCGAGCTGGACCTGGGCGGCGGTTTCGGCATCGCGTACACCACGCAGGACGACCCGGCGTCGCCGCACGACCTGGCGAAGCGCCTGCGCAAGATCGTCGACGGGGAGTGCGCGGCGGAGAACCTCGCCGTGCCGCACCTGTCGGTCGAGCCGGGCCGCGCGATCGTCGGCCCGGCCGTGTTCACGCTCTACGGCGTCGGGACCGTGAAAGACGTGGACGGCTTGCGGACGTACGTGAGCGTGGACGGGGGGATGAGCGACAACATCCGTACCGCGCTCTACGACGCGTCTTACTCGGCCACGCTGGCGAACCGCACGTCAACCGCACAGCCGATGCTCGCCCGCGTGGTGGGAAAGCATTGTGAGTCGGGGGACATCGTGGTGAAGGATGAATTCCTGCCCGCTGACGTGCAGCCCGGAGATCTTGTCGCGGTGCCCGGCACGGGGGCCTACTGCCGGAGCATGGCGAGCAACTACAACCATGTCCCGCGGCCCCCGGTCGTCGCCGTCCGCGAAGGTCGGGCGCGGCTGATCGTCCGCCGGGAGACCGAAGACGACCTGCTGGCATTGGATGTGGGATGA